The Zobellia alginiliquefaciens genome contains a region encoding:
- a CDS encoding TonB-dependent receptor → MKKAFFAVVGLLLSTGVFAQTEISGTITDSAGEPIPGANIIIVGSTSGTTSDFDGNYTFSTDLEGSQVLRTSYLGFTTLDKSVDLNGTALTVDFVLQEGGQQLDEVVLTASSTFRSQKQAPLSISSVKMKEITKLSANSQADILRSVPGITAEGGGGETATNVFVRGLPSGGQYVFNPLQYDGMPLMSTFGLNSSAHDVYARPDIGFKGVEFVRGGSAILYGAGSVAGIINYTSKTGDTNPGNVINLEVANMGRLKTDFYTGGQLGGEDSNTYYAFTGFVRYDRGPIDTGLPTKGVQFRANIKKKFDKGTFTVHGQFINDKAQFYLPIPLSGGSRERLAGNDGEPVEQLLTGELANTSFLTPDGTYNSPIADGVSTTGGYLMADFDYRFEDDLRFKSKVRYANYKHNFALYVGGSGDNANPITLDNYVESIAPGNQGYSAQYQSGNPNSQINGSDLVIDNLHVDRLRPMTDYSGEASLTKSIETMNGGSHNITVGTFIARTEAEDVNYQYRVLSEFNNAPRLVNLNYTDAGGENVVYSEGGLYDRIGQTSNNFLSQNRLAFYLTDEMIFDRWRFDVGFRYEHTDGENSRGGITSATVYDNPELTTALSDVQTADGSFIRSSVEASGWAVSLAGLYELSDATNLYANFSKGYFFPQIRGFAPVAGISELAYDPENIIQFEAGAKFGTSKFSGSVAAYYVALKDRIKIQQAIVGGQLIDETRSEQDTRTIGLEATGDYRVADNFNLRGTVTYQGHEITKNTDFDLVNGTSTETNVGNELARQPNFLGSLGAYYDNSRFDANFGVNYTGSKYSSDVNDIELDAIPIGRLGAGYTFGKPEENQSVRLGFSIFNLFDSDGVTEGNPRAGAAGQSESEFFVGRPILPRRFFLTATFNF, encoded by the coding sequence ATGAAAAAAGCATTTTTTGCGGTTGTCGGTCTTCTTCTTAGTACTGGTGTCTTTGCCCAGACGGAAATTTCCGGAACCATTACGGACAGCGCGGGAGAACCAATTCCTGGGGCAAATATTATTATAGTAGGTAGCACTTCGGGTACTACCTCTGATTTTGACGGTAATTATACATTCTCAACGGACCTAGAAGGCAGTCAAGTACTGAGAACTTCATATTTAGGTTTTACCACTTTGGATAAGTCGGTTGATTTAAACGGAACAGCATTAACGGTAGATTTTGTGCTTCAAGAAGGCGGTCAGCAGCTAGATGAGGTTGTTTTAACGGCGTCTAGTACATTCAGATCTCAAAAGCAGGCGCCTTTATCTATCAGCTCGGTAAAAATGAAAGAGATAACCAAACTATCAGCTAACAGTCAGGCAGATATTTTAAGAAGTGTGCCAGGTATTACCGCTGAAGGTGGTGGTGGTGAAACGGCTACCAACGTATTTGTTAGGGGTCTTCCTTCTGGTGGTCAATATGTGTTTAACCCGTTACAATACGATGGGATGCCATTAATGAGTACGTTTGGCCTTAACTCTTCTGCTCATGATGTGTACGCAAGACCGGATATTGGCTTTAAAGGAGTGGAATTTGTTCGTGGTGGTTCTGCCATCTTATACGGTGCAGGTTCTGTAGCGGGTATCATTAACTATACAAGTAAAACGGGAGACACCAATCCTGGTAATGTAATAAACCTTGAAGTTGCCAATATGGGACGTTTAAAAACCGATTTCTATACAGGTGGCCAATTGGGTGGAGAAGACTCAAATACCTACTATGCTTTTACAGGTTTTGTAAGATATGACCGTGGTCCTATAGATACAGGTTTGCCTACAAAAGGGGTGCAGTTTAGGGCTAATATCAAGAAGAAATTTGATAAAGGTACATTTACCGTACATGGTCAGTTTATAAATGATAAGGCCCAGTTCTACCTTCCTATTCCTTTATCAGGAGGAAGTAGGGAGCGTTTGGCGGGAAATGATGGAGAACCGGTAGAGCAGTTATTGACAGGGGAATTGGCAAATACTTCTTTCCTTACGCCGGATGGTACGTACAATAGCCCTATTGCAGATGGTGTTTCTACTACTGGGGGATATTTAATGGCCGATTTTGACTATAGGTTTGAAGATGATTTAAGATTTAAATCAAAGGTAAGGTATGCCAATTACAAGCATAATTTTGCGTTATATGTTGGAGGAAGCGGAGATAATGCCAATCCAATAACTCTTGATAATTATGTAGAGAGCATTGCTCCTGGAAATCAGGGGTACTCCGCGCAGTATCAAAGTGGAAACCCTAATTCTCAAATAAACGGTTCTGATTTGGTAATCGATAACCTTCATGTAGATCGTTTACGTCCAATGACGGATTACTCGGGAGAAGCTTCTTTGACTAAAAGTATTGAGACAATGAATGGTGGAAGCCACAACATAACGGTTGGTACTTTCATTGCACGTACAGAAGCTGAAGATGTAAACTACCAGTACCGCGTGCTATCCGAATTTAATAATGCGCCTAGATTGGTAAACTTAAATTATACGGATGCAGGTGGAGAGAATGTAGTGTATTCAGAAGGAGGTTTATATGACCGTATCGGTCAAACTTCAAATAACTTCTTGTCTCAAAACAGATTGGCATTTTATCTTACGGATGAGATGATTTTTGATAGATGGCGTTTTGATGTTGGCTTTAGATATGAGCACACAGATGGTGAGAACAGTAGAGGTGGAATAACAAGTGCAACAGTTTATGACAATCCTGAATTGACTACTGCGTTGAGTGATGTTCAAACTGCTGATGGTAGCTTTATCAGATCTTCGGTAGAGGCTTCCGGTTGGGCAGTTTCTTTAGCAGGCCTTTATGAGTTGAGTGATGCAACCAACTTGTATGCTAACTTTTCCAAAGGATACTTCTTTCCGCAAATTAGAGGTTTTGCACCTGTAGCTGGTATTTCTGAACTAGCGTATGATCCTGAAAACATTATTCAATTTGAAGCGGGTGCTAAATTCGGTACTTCTAAATTCTCTGGTTCTGTTGCTGCTTATTATGTGGCTCTAAAAGATAGAATTAAAATACAACAAGCTATTGTTGGTGGTCAATTGATAGATGAGACCCGTTCAGAACAAGATACTAGAACAATTGGTTTGGAGGCTACTGGTGATTATAGAGTTGCTGATAATTTTAATCTTAGAGGAACGGTAACCTACCAAGGTCATGAGATTACAAAAAACACAGATTTTGATTTGGTAAATGGTACTTCTACCGAAACCAATGTAGGTAATGAATTGGCTAGACAGCCTAACTTCTTAGGGTCATTGGGCGCATATTACGATAACAGTAGATTTGATGCAAACTTTGGTGTAAACTACACGGGAAGCAAGTATTCTTCTGATGTAAATGATATAGAATTGGATGCTATTCCAATCGGTAGATTGGGTGCAGGTTACACTTTTGGGAAGCCAGAAGAAAACCAGTCGGTTCGTTTAGGGTTCTCCATCTTCAACCTTTTTGATAGTGATGGTGTTACTGAAGGTAACCCAAGAGCAGGTGCTGCCGGTCAGAGCGAATCTGAATTCTTTGTAGGTCGTCCTATTCTTCCAAGAAGATTTTTCTTGACGGCTACCTTCAACTTCTAA
- a CDS encoding LacI family DNA-binding transcriptional regulator: MSKRHNTTLKELAKELHLSVSTVSRALNDHPDINAKTKQNVKNLARQMNYSPNLFARSFRSQKTNIIGVVVPNISHYFTSTVLKGILEEAEIQGYRIIISESNNSETKQTEMLNTMTQFGVDGILMSLTRKTVKVDDLLKTLNRVPIVLFDKVSQKIPCTQIVIDEEQAAFNAVEHLIEIGKKRIAIIKETENSYNSEKRYAGYLRALEHHGLPIREKIILSTEDISLIHGRRLTNILLSMKKRPDAIFAITDNAAIGAIKALNKFKVKIPEEIAVVGFSNSSNSKIIQPELTTVDQPGNKIGRTSVKYLIDEIENPSNDVITKTVEIKTTLVVRDSSLRA, translated from the coding sequence ATGAGCAAGAGACACAATACCACCCTAAAGGAATTAGCCAAAGAATTACACCTCTCTGTTTCAACAGTTTCCAGAGCGCTAAACGATCACCCGGATATTAATGCAAAAACAAAGCAAAACGTAAAAAATTTGGCACGTCAGATGAACTACTCCCCAAATTTATTTGCCAGAAGTTTTAGATCTCAAAAGACAAATATCATAGGAGTAGTCGTTCCCAATATTTCGCACTACTTTACTTCTACCGTACTCAAGGGAATATTGGAAGAAGCCGAAATACAGGGATACCGAATAATTATATCCGAATCTAACAATAGTGAGACCAAACAGACCGAAATGCTAAATACCATGACCCAATTTGGTGTTGATGGTATTTTAATGTCACTAACCAGAAAAACCGTAAAAGTAGATGACCTGCTAAAAACTTTGAACCGCGTACCTATTGTCCTATTTGATAAAGTATCACAAAAAATACCTTGTACCCAGATTGTAATTGATGAGGAGCAAGCCGCTTTTAATGCTGTTGAGCACCTTATAGAAATAGGAAAGAAACGTATAGCCATTATTAAAGAAACGGAAAACTCGTACAATTCTGAAAAGCGATACGCCGGTTACCTGAGAGCTTTGGAACATCACGGGCTTCCTATCAGAGAAAAAATAATCCTGAGCACGGAAGATATTTCCCTCATTCATGGCAGACGTCTGACCAACATTCTTTTAAGCATGAAAAAGCGCCCAGACGCAATTTTCGCCATTACGGACAATGCTGCTATTGGAGCTATAAAAGCCCTTAATAAGTTTAAGGTTAAAATACCCGAAGAAATTGCTGTGGTCGGTTTTAGCAACTCGTCTAACTCTAAAATTATTCAGCCGGAATTAACCACTGTAGACCAACCTGGTAATAAAATTGGGCGTACCTCAGTAAAATATCTCATTGATGAAATAGAAAACCCATCTAATGATGTTATCACCAAAACGGTGGAAATAAAAACAACCTTAGTGGTTAGAGACTCTTCATTAAGAGCTTGA
- a CDS encoding helix-turn-helix transcriptional regulator, with product MGLNTINRFDRIVAILIQLQSKRIVKAQELADRFDVSLRTIYRDIRSLEASGVPISSEAGVGYSIMEGYRLPPVMFTKEEAGSFVAAEKLMQKFTDTSLGSHHKSAMYKVKSVLRGKEKDWISTLEAQVLIDPSQTPFDENIPNALEILFESIADKKQVFLKYHSLNSEKPSDRFVEPVGLFHENNFWYVLAYCLVRKDYRQFRTDRMLRIARTEKLFTLEHGMLDDHLLKRPDTEKTKIVISVDKSVARYISVGRKQYGFISQEIKKDKILMTFMTADVVNGFPRWYLMFGDYAEIIEPLSLKQRVIEILKETQNRLT from the coding sequence ATGGGCCTGAACACAATAAACAGATTTGACCGCATTGTAGCTATATTAATTCAACTACAATCTAAACGTATTGTAAAAGCCCAAGAATTGGCCGACCGTTTTGATGTTAGCCTACGTACCATCTACAGAGATATTCGTTCGTTAGAGGCATCCGGTGTACCCATTTCTAGCGAAGCTGGTGTTGGGTATTCCATAATGGAAGGATACCGTCTACCGCCCGTAATGTTCACCAAAGAAGAAGCTGGCAGTTTCGTAGCGGCTGAGAAATTAATGCAAAAATTCACCGATACTTCTTTAGGTTCCCATCACAAATCCGCTATGTACAAGGTAAAGTCGGTGTTAAGAGGGAAAGAAAAAGATTGGATTTCCACTTTAGAGGCTCAGGTACTAATTGACCCATCACAAACTCCTTTTGACGAAAACATACCCAACGCCCTAGAAATCCTTTTTGAAAGTATAGCAGATAAGAAACAGGTTTTTCTAAAGTATCATTCCCTTAATTCCGAGAAACCCTCTGACCGTTTCGTTGAACCCGTAGGCCTTTTTCATGAAAACAACTTTTGGTATGTATTGGCTTACTGCCTGGTCCGTAAAGATTATAGGCAATTCCGAACAGATAGAATGTTACGTATAGCGAGAACGGAGAAGCTCTTTACGCTAGAACACGGCATGTTAGATGACCATTTACTCAAAAGACCGGATACAGAGAAGACTAAAATTGTTATTTCCGTTGATAAAAGCGTAGCTCGCTATATCTCGGTTGGAAGAAAACAATATGGTTTTATATCTCAAGAGATTAAAAAGGACAAAATTCTTATGACCTTTATGACAGCAGATGTAGTCAATGGTTTCCCCAGATGGTATTTGATGTTTGGCGATTATGCTGAAATAATTGAACCGCTAAGCCTAAAACAAAGGGTTATTGAAATTCTTAAGGAGACCCAAAACCGACTCACATAA
- a CDS encoding nucleotidyltransferase family protein, whose amino-acid sequence MTLLLMAAGSGSRYGKLKQFDDLGPNGEFLMEFGIYDALKNGFDHIVLITKKENVSLAEDHLRPKLPANIKLDVLAQEITDLPEGCSFSGERKKPWGTAHAVWTARNVINGPFAVLNADDFYGQSAYANAANFAREHNNDNTFALVGYTLKNTLSEHGSVSRGVCQVDGDDLVSVDERLKLEPKDGKVLDLDSGNEYTGEEQVSMNFWVCQPSIFDKIESEFRTFLADDNLATTSELYIPKTVQEMLQAGEIKVKVVPSGGDWFGVTYASDREKAVANLQAKTDAGKYPAPLWPKQ is encoded by the coding sequence ATGACCTTATTATTAATGGCCGCTGGTAGCGGTAGCCGATACGGAAAACTGAAACAATTTGACGATTTAGGCCCTAACGGCGAATTCTTAATGGAATTTGGCATTTATGATGCCCTTAAAAACGGTTTTGACCATATAGTTCTCATTACTAAAAAGGAAAATGTTTCTTTAGCCGAAGACCATTTGCGTCCTAAATTACCTGCCAACATTAAACTAGATGTTTTGGCTCAAGAAATTACGGATTTACCAGAAGGATGTTCTTTTTCCGGTGAGCGTAAAAAACCTTGGGGAACGGCACATGCAGTTTGGACGGCGAGAAACGTGATCAACGGTCCTTTTGCCGTTTTAAATGCCGATGATTTCTACGGACAGTCCGCTTACGCAAACGCCGCTAATTTTGCGCGCGAGCATAACAATGACAATACGTTTGCCCTTGTTGGCTATACATTAAAAAACACCCTATCAGAACATGGTTCTGTATCCAGAGGGGTTTGCCAAGTAGACGGAGATGATTTAGTTTCCGTAGACGAGCGTTTAAAGCTTGAACCAAAAGATGGTAAAGTACTTGATCTTGATTCAGGAAACGAATATACAGGTGAAGAGCAAGTTAGTATGAACTTCTGGGTTTGTCAACCTTCTATTTTCGATAAAATCGAAAGCGAGTTCAGAACGTTCCTTGCTGATGATAATCTAGCCACAACTAGTGAGCTCTATATTCCAAAGACAGTTCAAGAAATGCTACAGGCAGGTGAGATAAAAGTAAAAGTAGTACCATCAGGCGGTGATTGGTTTGGTGTGACTTACGCCAGTGACCGCGAAAAAGCTGTGGCTAACTTACAAGCTAAGACCGATGCAGGAAAATATCCTGCTCCGCTTTGGCCAAAACAATAA
- a CDS encoding phosphotransferase enzyme family protein, giving the protein MSTYSNEELNELLGHFSVPKTKYLIKPLTDGLINDTFLVYDTTTPLYILQRVNHLVFTNVKGLMNNVQQAFKYLEDEDYTKIILVPPKTGGSHYTSSTGNHWRVMTYLNGSTAYNTTEDTNIAFEAGRIISKFNSLLRQADLEDYVDTIPRFHDISLRQDQYKSALKTAAREKLKIAEKAIVFTNEVLEKLTALDLKNLPVRVCHNDTKLNNILFSKETKKALCLIDLDTLMKGYFLYDFGDAVRTIVNTAVEDEKDHDKIIFDKNLFEAFIEGLAVNGSFLTKAEIDILPWGAVLMPFLHGIRAFTDYLNGNVYYKVAYENQNLDRCLSLYNFTQKSLNHLDYMTAVLNEKLR; this is encoded by the coding sequence ATGAGTACGTATTCTAACGAAGAACTCAATGAATTACTAGGGCACTTTTCCGTGCCCAAAACAAAGTACTTGATCAAACCGTTAACGGACGGTTTGATCAATGATACTTTTCTGGTATATGATACCACCACCCCATTATACATATTGCAACGTGTAAACCATCTTGTATTTACCAATGTAAAAGGGTTGATGAACAATGTTCAACAAGCTTTTAAATATTTGGAAGATGAAGATTACACCAAAATAATCTTAGTGCCGCCTAAAACAGGAGGCAGTCACTACACTTCTTCTACTGGCAACCATTGGCGCGTCATGACCTATTTAAATGGAAGTACCGCCTATAACACTACAGAAGACACCAATATTGCTTTCGAAGCCGGAAGAATCATCTCCAAATTCAATTCTCTTTTACGGCAAGCGGACCTAGAAGATTACGTGGATACCATTCCTCGATTTCATGATATAAGTTTACGCCAAGATCAATATAAATCCGCTCTAAAAACTGCAGCTCGGGAAAAACTAAAGATTGCAGAAAAAGCGATTGTATTCACAAATGAGGTTTTAGAGAAATTAACTGCTTTAGATTTAAAAAACTTACCTGTAAGAGTTTGCCATAATGACACCAAATTGAACAATATTCTCTTTTCTAAAGAGACCAAAAAGGCACTTTGTCTTATTGATTTGGACACCCTTATGAAAGGTTATTTTCTCTATGATTTTGGTGATGCCGTTCGCACCATTGTCAATACAGCTGTGGAAGACGAAAAAGACCATGATAAGATTATTTTTGATAAAAATCTATTTGAAGCTTTCATAGAAGGCTTGGCTGTCAATGGCTCGTTTTTAACCAAAGCTGAAATTGACATTTTACCATGGGGTGCCGTTCTCATGCCCTTTTTGCATGGCATACGGGCTTTCACGGATTATCTTAACGGCAATGTATATTATAAGGTAGCTTACGAAAATCAAAACTTAGATCGCTGTCTTAGCCTTTATAATTTCACTCAAAAGTCGTTGAACCATTTAGACTATATGACTGCGGTCCTCAATGAAAAGCTTCGTTAA
- a CDS encoding hybrid sensor histidine kinase/response regulator transcription factor has product MSKKLFSTLVCILCFLCLHAQESKLEFSQNYTIFDGLAHNGVTSILEDSRGYIWVGTFEGLNRYDGYEFKTFKNTLNNDLFVSNRIRSLKEDTKGNIWIGTDEGISLYDYNLEKFTNIYSNQLAKKGVKGPVVRDIAINESKKTILCATEKYGVLIFNEDYTLKEEYSPTAFYQNGAVDFSKSIAIDDNTYLYATSVGLLSLNLTDQQFTKLVPDEIDNSQSVLQIDDHTILATLRSGFAVLSYSKVGDTYKYSVVKNNILPSRNFNSSGFDHQNNIWLGTLNRGAVRINDITSLYKDSGPDYSLFELKNKQLRMSCFQATSNNKFWVGTFDKGIFRFDLKKNPFKDFKGKSPFEFGVSDRHLIQVAALDDHSVYLTKNQGGLALFNTEASKFEPLPFELQEKFTSRINSIYVDTNKRTWMKVAQEGYFMLNTGEETPTPIDTSSLPEFSEIESYKITEDKKGNIWLSTRIGVYKLSVSEKGAVTRIEALNDNPYFENFKITLARYIYADPEYDFIWVGTAEDGLFRVNIEGDPLLKDAKIKHLRIDKKEGGLPNNFVSAVIRSPDGCLWIGTEGAGICKVENSEKEPIFIPFSEKDGLSNNVVKSINIDNEGNLWIATNVGLNKFYPKEKKFRKFGKEDGLPFEDFWYASSYLKNGTLVLAGLEGFSYFKPESITDSELLPTLHFGDFKIFNKTVFPQDTVNKRVLLSERLHDGQKLKLRYDENVFTVEALSLHFASTENHFLKYRLLPVDQNWLQTTSDQRMINYNGLQPGTYSLEVAASNSIGEWTAPKTLNIVISPPFWKTPLAYILYALAFFLILGIVLYNIIKVQSLRYNIQLEQIEKDKVKEVNAAKLRFFANISHELKTPLNLIASPVKLLSERYKDNIDSQEKLNIVARQSKKIAQLIDQIHDFERVDANLMEMNYSRFYFDEFIASLVPDFHYLAYNSHKRLEVVSKNSNIVVSADRDKLEKVFNNLLSNAFKYTGTNDLITITYVSDDKDLLVSVTDTGRGIHDDDLPHIFERFYQSRKRESIHSTGSGIGLAFSKKLVEMHYGYLEAFSEIGVGTTITVRLPVVKKESTDDQASKENAIITAENEVSDAETTIAKTEVSKIKTSGDHSENLIFYVEDVLDMRLYVSKVLSKFFKIKTFTNGRECLDAMEDQWPDLVISDIQMPVMNGLELCKRIKADIKTSHIPVILLTALDDIENQIQGIKDGADAYIKKPFDARQLVARTEALLENKKRLRERFKIGIPLTKDNNLNIRNDNAFLEKLYHLMAENLDNQNLDMDQFARQLYLNRTHFYQKVKALTDKTPFEMLKMYRLKKAAELLVQQPDLSVNEVYTMTGFKSRTHFSKLFKEMYHTTPGKYASQKND; this is encoded by the coding sequence ATGTCCAAAAAACTTTTCTCAACATTAGTATGTATACTTTGCTTTCTGTGTCTTCATGCGCAAGAAAGTAAACTTGAATTCTCGCAAAACTATACCATTTTTGATGGTTTGGCCCATAATGGCGTTACCTCTATTCTTGAGGATTCTAGAGGATACATTTGGGTAGGAACTTTTGAAGGTTTGAACCGTTATGACGGATACGAATTTAAAACTTTCAAAAACACACTTAACAATGATCTTTTTGTAAGCAATCGTATTAGGTCTCTTAAAGAAGATACCAAGGGCAATATCTGGATCGGGACGGATGAAGGCATATCATTGTATGATTACAATTTGGAAAAATTCACCAATATCTACTCCAATCAATTGGCAAAAAAAGGAGTTAAAGGGCCTGTCGTAAGAGACATAGCAATAAATGAAAGTAAAAAAACAATACTCTGCGCTACCGAAAAATATGGCGTATTAATCTTTAATGAAGACTACACTTTAAAAGAAGAGTATTCTCCCACCGCTTTTTACCAAAATGGAGCTGTTGACTTTTCAAAATCAATTGCAATAGATGATAATACTTATCTCTATGCAACCTCGGTGGGCCTACTTTCTTTGAACTTAACAGACCAGCAGTTTACAAAACTAGTTCCGGATGAAATAGATAACAGCCAGTCTGTTTTACAGATAGATGACCATACTATTTTAGCCACACTCAGAAGTGGTTTCGCCGTCCTATCCTATTCAAAAGTTGGTGACACTTATAAATACAGTGTAGTAAAAAATAATATTTTACCCTCCCGGAATTTCAATAGCTCCGGCTTTGACCATCAAAATAACATCTGGCTGGGCACCCTAAATAGGGGCGCTGTCCGTATTAACGACATTACTAGTTTGTACAAGGACTCAGGTCCGGATTATTCCCTGTTCGAACTGAAAAACAAACAACTTCGCATGAGTTGTTTTCAAGCCACATCCAATAATAAATTTTGGGTAGGTACTTTTGACAAAGGGATTTTCCGGTTTGACCTGAAGAAAAATCCGTTTAAGGATTTTAAAGGAAAAAGCCCTTTTGAATTTGGAGTAAGTGACAGACATTTAATTCAAGTTGCCGCCTTAGATGACCACAGTGTTTACCTTACGAAAAATCAGGGAGGCTTAGCACTATTTAATACCGAAGCGAGCAAATTTGAGCCCCTCCCATTTGAACTCCAGGAAAAATTTACCTCAAGAATCAACTCAATTTATGTAGACACCAACAAGAGAACCTGGATGAAAGTAGCTCAAGAAGGCTATTTTATGTTAAATACAGGTGAAGAAACTCCAACGCCCATCGACACAAGTTCACTACCGGAATTTTCGGAAATAGAATCGTATAAAATTACGGAGGATAAAAAGGGGAACATTTGGCTAAGTACTAGAATAGGAGTTTATAAATTATCGGTAAGCGAAAAAGGTGCTGTTACAAGGATAGAAGCACTTAACGACAATCCGTATTTTGAAAATTTTAAAATTACCCTGGCCCGCTATATTTATGCGGACCCAGAATACGATTTTATTTGGGTAGGAACAGCCGAAGACGGTCTCTTTAGAGTAAACATTGAAGGTGACCCTCTATTAAAAGATGCGAAAATCAAACATTTACGGATAGACAAAAAAGAAGGCGGCCTGCCCAACAATTTTGTTTCCGCCGTTATAAGATCTCCCGATGGATGCTTATGGATAGGAACCGAAGGAGCCGGGATCTGTAAAGTAGAAAATAGTGAGAAGGAGCCCATTTTTATTCCTTTTTCCGAAAAAGATGGACTTTCCAACAACGTTGTAAAAAGCATTAACATTGACAATGAAGGCAACCTTTGGATTGCTACAAATGTGGGTCTGAATAAATTTTACCCTAAAGAAAAAAAGTTCAGGAAATTCGGCAAAGAGGATGGACTCCCCTTTGAAGATTTTTGGTACGCTTCCTCTTACTTAAAAAATGGCACTTTGGTATTGGCCGGTCTTGAGGGCTTCTCCTATTTTAAACCAGAATCAATCACCGATTCCGAACTACTGCCCACTTTACATTTTGGAGATTTCAAAATATTCAACAAAACTGTTTTTCCTCAAGATACGGTCAATAAAAGGGTGTTGCTTTCCGAACGGCTTCATGATGGCCAAAAGTTAAAATTAAGATACGATGAGAATGTTTTTACAGTAGAGGCTTTATCCCTGCATTTTGCTTCCACAGAAAATCACTTTCTAAAATACAGACTTTTACCCGTAGACCAGAATTGGCTACAGACTACCTCTGATCAACGCATGATCAACTACAATGGTTTACAGCCTGGAACCTATTCATTAGAGGTAGCGGCATCAAACTCCATTGGAGAGTGGACCGCTCCCAAAACGCTTAACATAGTTATTTCCCCTCCATTTTGGAAAACTCCCTTGGCCTATATTCTTTATGCCTTGGCTTTCTTTTTAATTCTGGGTATTGTGCTCTATAATATTATAAAAGTACAATCGTTGCGCTACAACATTCAATTAGAGCAAATAGAAAAAGACAAGGTTAAAGAGGTAAATGCGGCCAAACTTCGGTTTTTTGCAAACATTTCCCACGAACTAAAAACACCGCTCAACCTAATTGCCAGTCCGGTTAAACTGCTGTCCGAGCGTTACAAAGACAATATAGATTCTCAGGAAAAACTGAATATCGTGGCCCGCCAATCCAAAAAAATAGCACAGCTTATAGACCAAATTCACGATTTTGAGCGGGTAGATGCCAATTTAATGGAAATGAACTATTCAAGATTTTATTTTGATGAGTTTATAGCAAGCCTAGTCCCTGACTTTCATTACCTGGCCTACAACAGCCACAAAAGGTTAGAAGTCGTTTCTAAAAATTCAAATATTGTGGTATCTGCAGACCGTGATAAACTAGAAAAGGTGTTTAATAACCTTTTGAGTAATGCCTTTAAATATACTGGAACCAATGATCTTATTACAATTACCTATGTAAGTGATGACAAAGACCTTCTTGTTTCCGTAACCGATACGGGAAGGGGCATTCATGATGATGATTTACCTCATATTTTTGAAAGGTTCTATCAATCCCGAAAAAGAGAGAGCATACATTCTACAGGTTCGGGCATAGGGCTCGCTTTTTCCAAAAAATTGGTAGAAATGCATTATGGTTATCTGGAAGCTTTTAGTGAAATAGGGGTTGGCACAACTATAACCGTGCGTCTACCGGTGGTCAAAAAAGAATCTACGGACGACCAGGCTTCCAAAGAAAATGCTATCATAACGGCCGAAAATGAGGTGTCAGATGCAGAAACTACGATAGCAAAGACTGAAGTTTCCAAAATTAAAACAAGCGGTGACCACTCAGAAAATCTTATCTTTTATGTGGAGGATGTGCTAGATATGCGGCTCTACGTATCTAAAGTGCTTTCTAAATTCTTTAAGATCAAAACATTTACCAACGGAAGGGAATGCCTAGATGCCATGGAAGACCAATGGCCAGATTTAGTCATAAGTGATATTCAAATGCCGGTCATGAACGGATTGGAACTTTGCAAACGTATTAAGGCAGATATAAAAACAAGTCACATTCCGGTTATATTACTTACTGCGTTAGATGATATTGAAAATCAGATTCAAGGTATCAAAGATGGTGCGGATGCCTACATTAAAAAACCTTTTGATGCCCGCCAGTTGGTAGCTCGCACGGAAGCTCTGCTGGAAAATAAAAAACGATTACGGGAACGTTTTAAAATAGGGATTCCACTTACCAAGGACAACAACCTCAACATTAGAAACGATAATGCGTTTCTTGAAAAGCTATATCATCTCATGGCCGAAAATCTAGATAATCAAAATCTAGATATGGACCAATTTGCACGTCAATTGTACCTCAACCGAACGCATTTCTATCAAAAAGTAAAAGCCTTAACGGATAAAACTCCGTTTGAAATGCTGAAAATGTATCGATTAAAAAAGGCCGCGGAACTATTGGTACAACAACCAGACCTATCCGTCAACGAAGTCTACACTATGACGGGTTTTAAAAGTCGAACACATTTTAGCAAGCTCTTTAAAGAAATGTATCATACCACCCCAGGGAAATATGCTTCCCAGAAAAACGACTAA